A single window of Oreochromis aureus strain Israel breed Guangdong linkage group 7, ZZ_aureus, whole genome shotgun sequence DNA harbors:
- the LOC116336269 gene encoding probable polypeptide N-acetylgalactosaminyltransferase 8: protein MKKSEQLFPNSALFNEWGANLSEDDQREAQSLYEKYGYNVFLSDRLPLDRPLPDTRDPRCLKKSYPKDLPSLSVVLIYLDEALSVLQRALRSIIDRTPKNLLKEIIMVDDNSSNENLKGDLDMYVKSLEQKNPNLRIVRVRHSEQRGLAYARASGWRAATADVVAILDAHIEVHEMWAEPLLTQIKADRTVVVSPVFDKISFDDLKVTKYFASAHAFDWALWCMYESFTPEYYKLNDSSLPGKSPSVMGILVADRKFLGEIGGLDEGMKVYGGENVELGIRVWTCGGSIEVVPCSKIAHIERAHKPYMPDLSPVMKRNALRVAEIWMDEYKHNINLAWNIPFENHGIDIGNISERKKLRERLNCKPFKWYLDNVYPKLDPWDDLLAYGGMKNLDADMCIDQGPLPGHTPVAYNCYYYGPQLTHYRGTGELYIGGIKSHKYNDNRCLADTGTEETEPGLYNCKEAIQKGMGIYWDFTQEKELKNRQTKRCLEIINQKLVLQEWPWINYTWFLY from the exons GTGGGGGGCAAATCTCTCTGAGGATGACCAAAGAGAGGCTCAGAGCCTGTATGAGAAGTATGGGTACAATGTTTTTCTGAGCGACCGCCTCCCTCTGGATCGACCTCTTCCAGATACCAGAGATCCTCg GTGTTTGAAAAAGAGTTACCCCAAGGACCTGCCAAGTCTCAGTGTGGTGCTCATCTACCTGGATGAAGCCCTGTCTGTTCTCCAAAGAGCCCTGCGCAGCATCATCGACCGCACTCCTAAAAACCTGCTGAAGGAGATAATAATGGTGGATGACAATAGTTCTAACG AAAATCTGAAGGGTGACCTTGACATGTATGTGAAGTCGCTTGAGCAGAAAAACCCTAATCTCCGTATTGTGAGAGTGAGGCACAGCGAGCAGAGAGGTCTCGCTTATGCCAGAGCATCCGGGTGGAGGGCTGCTACTGCTGACGTGGTGGCCATCCTGGATGCACACATTGAAGTCCATGAGATGTG GGCTGAACCTCTGCTGACACAGATTAAAGCTGACAGAACTGTGGTGGTTTCCCCGGTGTTTGATAAAATCAGCTTTGATGATCTCAAGGTTACTAAATATTTTGCTTCTGCACACGCCTTCGACTGGGCTCTGTGGTGCATGTATGAAAGTTTTACACCCGAGTATTACAAACTTAATGACAGTTCACTGCCCGGCAA GAGTCCATCTGTCATGGGGATCCTGGTTGCTGATAGAAAGTTTCTGGGGGAAATTGGAGGCCTTGATGAAGGAATGAAAGTGTATGGTGGAGAAAATGTTGAGCTGGGAATTCGT GTATGGACATGTGGAGGCAGCATTGAAGTTGTTCCATGTTCCAAGATCGCCCACATCGAGAGGGCCCACAAGCCCTACATGCCTGACCTGAGTCCTGTCATGAAAAGAAATGCCCTCAGAGTTGCAGAGATCTGGATGGATGAATACAAGCACAACATCAACTTGGCTTGGAACATCCCATTTGAG AATCATGGAATTGACATAGGCAACATTTCAGAGAGGAAGAAACTCAGAGAAAGGCTGAACTGTAAACCTTTCAAATGGTACCTGGATAATGTGTATCCTAAGCTGGATCCCTGGGACGACCTACTCGCATATGGAGGA ATGAAAAACCTTGATGCTGACATGTGCATAGACCAGGGTCCATTACCAGGTCACACACCTGTCGCCTACAACTGCTACTACTATGGACCTCAA ttaacacACTATCGTGGAACGGGTGAGCTCTACATTGGTGGCATCAAGTCACATAAGTACAATGACAACCGATGTTTAGCTGACACAGGCACAGAAGAAACTGAGCCTGGCCTGTACAACTGTAAGGAGGCTATTCAGAAAGGCATGGGGATATACTGGGACTTCACTCAG gAAAAAGAACTGAAGaacagacagacaaagagaTGTCTGGAAATTATAAACCAGAAACTTGTACTACAGGAAT GGCCGTGGATAAATTACACCTGGTTCCTCTATTGA
- the LOC116326468 gene encoding probable polypeptide N-acetylgalactosaminyltransferase 8, whose protein sequence is MKLNIRKVGIIGSFLLSLYVFIIYTNRSCKPRKSIPEGVADQELVRRKLDRIEQTLNKLTKLTEVLGQKNFTNSIFKNVDKEEEKVITPKLYPNSVLFTKWGDGLTEQEQKEAEGLFQIYGYNAFLSNQLPLDRKLEDTRDSRCLAKKYPKDLPSISVILIYINEALSVIKRAIRSIITHTPKQLLKEIILVDDYSNYNDLGKPLQDYIDQINKEMPGLMKKVRHRQQMGLSRSRISGWEHATADVVAILDAHIEATEGWAEPLLDRIKADKTVVVSPVFDKVHFDDLHVERYIPFSHGFDWAMWCTYEPFSSEWVKKMDESQPGKSPSLMGIFAADRAFLGEIGGLDGGMTVYGGENVELGIRVWLCGGSIEVVPCSRIAHIERAHKPYAPDLSPAMRRNALRVADIWLDEYKKNVFIAWNVPLEDHGVDIGDVSQRKELRKKLKCKPFKWYLDNVYPSLSTWDNMLGYGVLWNDLLKSDCVDQGPVPGNIPILHGCHFQQPQHCYYNTDGEIIIGGIASHNYNSNRCLVDPGSGSSPTLQECSLAKKNELHMHWDFKQGQAIINKATNRCLEIAQGANFYYELIIQQCSGQSWRIEHLVTSF, encoded by the exons ATGAAGTTAAACATACGAAAAGTTGGAATAATTGGATCATTTTTGTTGTCGCTTTACGTTTTCATCATCTACACAAATAGAAGTTGTAAACCCAGAAAATCTATTCCTGAGGGAGTAGCTGATCAAGAACTTGTAAGGAGAAAACTGGACAGGATTGAACAGACTCTAAACAAACTGA CAAAGCTAACCGAGGTTTTAGGTCAAAAGAATttcacaaattccatttttaaaaatgtggacaaagaagaagagaaggtcATTACGCCAAAGTTATACCCAAACTCCGTCCTGTTTACCAAGTGGGGCGATGGCCTGACAGAACAAGAACAGAAGGAAGCTGAAGGTCTGTTTCAGATTTATGGATACAATGCCTTCCTGAGTAACCAGCTGCCACTTGACAGGAAGCTTGAAGACACAAGAGATAGCAG ATGTCTGGCAAAGAAATACCCCAAAGATCTGCCGAGCATCAGTGTGATACTCATCTACATAAATGAGGCACTGTCTGTCATTAAGAGGGCAATACGAAGTATTATCACCCACACTCCAAAGCAGCTGCTGAAAGAAATCATTCTGGTGGATGACTACAGCAATTACA ATGACCTTGGAAAACCCTTACAAGACTACATAGATCAAATTAACAAAGAGATGCCCGGACTCATGAAGAAAGTGAGACATAGGCAACAAATGGGCTTATCACGGTCCCGGATATCCGGTTGGGAGCATGCCACAGCTGACGTTGTGGCCATTTTAGATGCCCATATTGAAGCCACAGAAGGATG GGCAGAACCTTTGCTGGACAGGATTAAAGCTGACAAGACTGTTGTCGTGTCCCCTGTCTTTGATAAGGTCCATTTTGATGACCTACATGTGGAAAGATATATCCCATTTTCTCACGGCTTTGACTGGGCAATGTGGTGCACATACGAGCCCTTTAGCTCTGAGTGGGTAAAGAAGATGGATGAATCACAACCGGGGAA GAGTCCCTCTCTTATGGGAATCTTTGCAGCAGACAGAGCTTTTCTTGGAGAAATTGGTGGGCTGGATGGTGGGATGACGGTTTATGGTGGGGAAAATGTTGAACTTGGAATTCGT GTGTGGCTGTGCGGAGGAAGTATAGAGGTTGTGCCCTGCTCGAGGATAGCCCACATCGAGAGGGCCCATAAACCTTACGCACCTGATCTCAGCCCTGCCATGAGAAGAAATGCTCTGAGGGTGGCAGATATCTGGTTAGATGAAtacaagaaaaatgtatttatcgCGTGGAACGTCCCACTGGAG GATCACGGAGTCGATATTGGTGATGTATCTCAGAGGAAGGAGCTCAGAAAAAAGCTTAAATGTAAACCTTTCAAATGGTACTTGGATAATGTCTACCCCAGTCTCTCAACATGGGATAACATGCTGGGTTATGGTGTG TTGTGGAATGACCTTCTTAAGAGCGACTGTGTGGACCAAGGACCTGTTCCAGGAAATATCCCCATCCTGCATGGATGCCACTTCCAACAACCACAG CACTGCTACTACAACACAGATGGTGAAATAATCATAGGGGGGATTGCATCTCACAATTATAACAGTAATCGCTGCCTGGTTGATCCAGGCTCTGGAAGTTCTCCCACCCTGCAGGAGTGTTCACTGGCAAAGAAAAATGAACTGCACATGCACTGGGACTTCAAACAA GGCCAAGCGATCATAAACAAAGCAACAAACAGATGCCTTGAAATCGCCCAAGGAGCAAACTTTTACTATGAGCTCATCATTCAGCAGTGCAGTGGACAGAGCTGGAGGATCGAGCATCTCGTCACAAGTTTTTAG